The following proteins are co-located in the Pedobacter sp. FW305-3-2-15-E-R2A2 genome:
- a CDS encoding MarR family transcriptional regulator yields the protein MKQNIINELGALAIGSRMRRLHDALSRDASKIYEEYELQFDIKYFPIFYLISRRKQIGIMDIAEELSLTHPAIIHLAKELEKKGYIESIAAPEDQRKRMLRLSAKGKKSLPSFEKVWEKIGELNQQLFEQQHQLLQTLDAIEQTLDEKSYYRRFQDTLK from the coding sequence ATGAAACAAAACATCATCAATGAACTGGGAGCTTTAGCTATTGGAAGCCGTATGAGAAGGCTTCACGATGCTTTATCCAGAGATGCATCTAAAATATATGAGGAGTATGAATTACAATTTGACATCAAATACTTTCCTATTTTCTACCTGATCAGCAGGAGGAAACAGATCGGGATTATGGACATTGCAGAAGAATTGAGCCTCACCCATCCTGCCATTATTCACCTCGCAAAAGAGTTAGAGAAAAAAGGATATATTGAATCCATTGCCGCTCCTGAAGATCAGCGGAAACGGATGCTCCGCCTCTCGGCAAAAGGTAAAAAAAGCCTTCCTTCTTTTGAAAAGGTTTGGGAAAAAATCGGCGAGTTGAACCAGCAGCTTTTTGAGCAACAACACCAATTGCTTCAAACGCTTGATGCCATAGAGCAAACCCTAGACGAAAAATCATATTACAGAAGATTTCAAGACACCTTAAAATAA
- a CDS encoding efflux RND transporter permease subunit: protein MKISDYAVKNSQFTLVIFLMIIVLGVTTMFSMPRSEDPEMHAPFFSVIIVYPGTSPRDIEDRVVTPLEKTISGLDDIKRIRTSISNGVAVLRVEYKYSSNVEAKYQEIVREVNSKRPELPADIYSIEVQKQQPSDVNVLQVALVSENAPRNRMQYFAEKLQDELEKVSALKKVSIFGLPRQQVRIELDLEKMAQMNLPLSAITNSLHSEMASIPGGSIDAAHQTFNVVTNEYRTLDAVQNTVVYAAAGKNIILKNIAKVYYGYEEEKHITRLNGHRCLFVTAAQKEGENISKTQKLYLPVLENFKKTLPANIDLVQNFDQANNVNRRLSGLGFDFMIAIMLVAVTLLPLGIRPAVIVMISIPLSLAIGIVLLQLFGFNLNQLSIVGLVVALGLLVDDSIVVVENIERWMLEGHSRMEATLKATKQIGLAVVGCTITLVIAFMPLVFLPEGSGDFIRSLPLAVIFCVMASMLVSLTIIPFLSSRLLQNHLGNPEGNFLMRGLKKLIHGSYALLLEKALRRPLFTMAIAVALFAGSIVLFKVIGFSLFPASEKPQFLLNITTPNQSNLSYTDSITRAIEKELKQQPEVRYFSSNIGKGNPRIYYNEIPENDRSDFAQLFVQLDDDTSPDKKLALIQKLQLHWAHYPGAKIEVKNFQQGPPVIAPVEIRLFGDNLDSLRTLSIKVEKLLHEVPGSMYINNPVALLKSDIRVVLNKEKAQLLGVPTLNIDQTARLAVTGLSMGTFYNNDNKNGYGVLLTRTKEGRPGMDAFRNLYVNSVQGNAIPMNQIATLKLDASPAVINHQEKKRVVSVQAHVQDGFLVNRVIDEVVLKMNKLKLPAGYSYEMGGEVESRNNSFGGFMSIILVTVFLFIAVLILLFKTFKSTLIVLSVIPLGVVGAAVALWLTGNSLSFVAIIGLIALAGIEVKNTILLVDFTNQLRQQGKGLQEAIREAGEVRFLPIVLTSLTAIGGLIPIAISTNPLVAPLAIVLIGGLISSTLLSRIVTPIIYQLMPPAITGKEEEEKKA from the coding sequence ATGAAAATATCAGATTACGCAGTAAAGAATAGCCAGTTTACCCTGGTGATCTTTCTCATGATCATCGTGTTGGGCGTCACGACCATGTTCAGTATGCCCCGCTCAGAAGATCCGGAAATGCATGCGCCTTTTTTCTCTGTCATTATTGTATATCCCGGAACCAGTCCGAGAGACATTGAAGATAGGGTAGTTACCCCATTGGAAAAGACAATTTCTGGTTTGGACGACATCAAAAGGATTCGTACGAGTATTTCCAACGGAGTAGCTGTGTTAAGGGTCGAATATAAATATAGCAGCAATGTAGAAGCGAAATACCAGGAAATTGTAAGGGAAGTGAACAGCAAAAGGCCGGAATTGCCTGCAGACATCTATAGCATAGAAGTCCAAAAGCAGCAGCCTTCAGATGTAAATGTCCTGCAGGTAGCGCTGGTTTCAGAAAATGCACCAAGGAACCGGATGCAGTATTTTGCAGAAAAGCTCCAGGATGAACTGGAAAAGGTGAGCGCATTAAAAAAGGTATCCATTTTCGGCCTGCCCAGACAACAGGTCCGTATAGAGCTGGATCTTGAAAAGATGGCACAAATGAACCTGCCACTGAGCGCCATCACCAATAGTCTGCATAGCGAAATGGCCAGTATTCCGGGAGGAAGTATTGATGCTGCCCACCAGACCTTCAATGTCGTGACTAATGAATATAGGACGCTGGATGCCGTTCAGAACACCGTTGTTTATGCTGCGGCGGGAAAAAACATCATCCTGAAAAATATTGCTAAGGTATACTATGGTTATGAAGAAGAAAAACACATTACCCGGTTAAACGGCCACCGTTGTTTATTTGTGACTGCAGCGCAGAAAGAAGGGGAAAACATTAGTAAAACACAAAAACTCTACCTTCCGGTACTGGAAAACTTCAAAAAGACCTTACCCGCTAACATTGATCTGGTTCAGAATTTTGATCAGGCTAACAATGTAAACAGACGCCTTTCGGGCTTAGGCTTTGATTTTATGATCGCGATCATGCTGGTTGCGGTCACCCTGCTTCCTTTAGGGATCAGACCTGCAGTGATCGTGATGATCTCCATTCCACTTTCTCTGGCCATAGGGATTGTGTTGCTCCAGCTTTTTGGTTTTAACCTGAATCAGCTGAGTATTGTCGGATTGGTCGTGGCCCTGGGGTTACTGGTGGACGATAGTATTGTGGTGGTGGAAAATATTGAACGCTGGATGCTGGAAGGGCATAGCCGGATGGAGGCCACTTTAAAGGCCACAAAACAAATCGGACTGGCCGTAGTAGGTTGTACAATTACCCTGGTTATTGCTTTTATGCCGCTGGTATTTTTACCGGAAGGCTCCGGAGATTTTATCCGGTCTTTACCATTGGCAGTGATCTTTTGTGTCATGGCTTCCATGCTGGTTTCTTTAACGATTATCCCTTTCTTATCGAGCCGTCTCTTGCAAAACCACCTGGGAAATCCGGAAGGGAACTTCCTGATGCGTGGTTTGAAAAAGCTGATTCATGGAAGTTATGCCCTGTTATTGGAGAAAGCACTTCGAAGACCTTTGTTTACAATGGCGATTGCGGTAGCCTTGTTTGCGGGTTCTATCGTGTTGTTTAAGGTGATCGGTTTTAGTTTGTTCCCTGCTTCAGAGAAGCCGCAGTTCTTGTTGAACATTACTACGCCTAACCAATCTAACCTTTCTTATACAGACAGCATTACCCGTGCGATTGAAAAAGAATTGAAACAACAACCAGAGGTCAGGTATTTCTCTTCGAATATAGGAAAGGGAAATCCACGTATTTATTACAATGAAATTCCTGAAAACGACAGAAGCGATTTTGCGCAGCTGTTTGTACAGTTGGACGACGATACTTCACCGGATAAAAAACTGGCGCTGATTCAGAAATTACAACTTCATTGGGCACATTATCCCGGTGCGAAGATCGAGGTGAAGAATTTCCAGCAGGGACCACCGGTGATTGCACCGGTGGAAATCAGGTTGTTTGGTGATAACCTGGATTCTTTGCGCACTTTGTCCATCAAGGTCGAAAAGCTGTTACATGAAGTTCCCGGAAGTATGTATATCAATAATCCGGTAGCGCTGCTCAAAAGCGACATCAGGGTAGTGCTGAATAAGGAAAAAGCCCAATTGTTAGGTGTCCCTACCTTAAATATAGACCAAACGGCCAGACTGGCGGTGACAGGTTTGAGCATGGGAACGTTCTATAACAACGACAATAAAAATGGTTATGGCGTATTGCTCACCAGGACCAAGGAAGGCCGGCCGGGAATGGATGCTTTCAGAAACCTGTATGTCAACAGTGTACAGGGCAATGCGATTCCCATGAACCAGATTGCAACGCTGAAACTGGATGCTTCACCAGCTGTTATTAACCACCAGGAGAAGAAACGCGTGGTATCGGTGCAGGCACATGTACAGGATGGATTTCTGGTGAATCGGGTCATCGACGAAGTGGTCCTGAAAATGAATAAACTGAAACTCCCTGCTGGCTATAGCTATGAAATGGGAGGTGAGGTCGAATCGAGGAACAATTCCTTTGGTGGTTTTATGAGCATCATATTGGTCACCGTCTTTTTGTTTATTGCCGTGTTGATCCTGTTGTTTAAAACCTTTAAAAGTACGCTGATTGTATTGTCTGTAATTCCTTTAGGGGTGGTTGGGGCTGCAGTAGCCTTATGGCTCACCGGTAATTCGCTGTCTTTTGTGGCGATTATAGGTTTAATTGCCCTGGCGGGGATTGAGGTCAAGAATACCATTTTGCTGGTGGATTTTACCAATCAGCTGAGGCAACAGGGAAAAGGTTTGCAGGAAGCCATCCGGGAAGCAGGTGAAGTGAGATTTTTGCCAATTGTACTGACCTCGCTTACCGCCATTGGAGGGCTCATCCCAATTGCCATATCGACCAATCCTTTGGTTGCACCATTGGCCATTGTATTGATTGGCGGATTGATCAGCTCGACGCTGTTGTCCAGAATTGTTACGCCAATTATTTATCAGCTGATGCCTCCTGCAATAACCGGAAAGGAAGAAGAAGAAAAGAAAGCTTAA
- a CDS encoding phosphotransferase: protein MNIFPTQYSLLSAKALKDVIEQKYGFHEMSCRLLIHNVSDTYILENETSRYIFKIYRDAHRKPDEIKGELELLNVLRERGASVSHPLKDLEGEEIQAFNAAEGTRYGVLFSYADGEVVADMTDGQLERVGTEMAKIHQITANLELSHPRGEFNLNTMLTLPMKTIKPAFKGLDKEYADLGEVVNLVFKKMEQMDLASFGYGYCHYDFLPKNFHFQEDGNITFFDFDFAGKGHLVNDLASFYVHYFLQVLFNRLTQEEADRAFQVFLASYRKVRPLSSAEVNAIPYFGFAWWIFYFKFHYDHFEDWSNFFFGPKFIKERVGWLKKWMDWYIVK, encoded by the coding sequence ATGAATATCTTCCCCACGCAGTACTCTCTGCTCTCCGCCAAGGCTTTAAAAGATGTAATAGAACAAAAATATGGATTCCATGAAATGAGCTGTCGCCTGCTCATTCACAATGTGAGTGATACCTATATTCTGGAGAACGAAACTTCCAGGTATATCTTTAAAATTTACCGGGATGCACATCGCAAACCGGATGAAATCAAAGGAGAACTGGAACTGCTGAATGTTCTGCGGGAAAGGGGGGCGAGCGTATCTCATCCGCTTAAGGATCTGGAAGGAGAAGAAATCCAGGCTTTTAATGCCGCAGAAGGAACCCGTTATGGGGTTTTGTTTTCTTATGCTGATGGTGAGGTGGTTGCGGACATGACGGACGGGCAACTGGAACGTGTTGGAACCGAAATGGCAAAAATACATCAGATTACGGCCAATCTGGAGCTGAGCCATCCCAGAGGGGAGTTTAACCTGAATACCATGTTGACCCTACCCATGAAAACGATCAAACCCGCATTTAAAGGATTAGATAAGGAATATGCTGACCTCGGGGAAGTAGTAAACCTGGTTTTTAAGAAAATGGAACAAATGGACCTTGCTTCGTTCGGGTATGGATATTGCCATTACGATTTCTTACCTAAGAATTTTCATTTTCAGGAAGATGGAAACATCACCTTCTTCGATTTTGATTTTGCAGGAAAAGGACATTTGGTAAATGACCTGGCTTCTTTCTATGTGCATTATTTTCTGCAGGTGCTCTTTAATCGACTGACCCAGGAAGAGGCAGATCGTGCATTCCAGGTTTTCCTTGCAAGTTACCGTAAAGTCAGGCCATTATCATCGGCTGAAGTCAACGCAATTCCCTATTTCGGATTCGCCTGGTGGATCTTTTACTTCAAATTCCATTATGATCATTTTGAAGACTGGTCCAATTTCTTCTTCGGCCCTAAATTTATTAAAGAAAGGGTGGGATGGCTTAAAAAATGGATGGATTGGTATATTGTCAAATAA
- a CDS encoding GNAT family N-acetyltransferase: MSAKENIDPAEWIVINNMFEFWNFVGLQSDTLLTTTDFKAILVEDSDWPKRIFNLGMEQDPEPSVFEKLAVQIQAGELPNMITFTESLAERYQEPLSAAGFTPRMKQLGMMIDLSATVFDEDAPSAIHFEEVQDEEKAGLFASIAAQSFNYRVGPEVVASLINRKDKVRLFIAHHENQAAACGLIFYDEQGHAGLHMIGTLPESRGKGLAKKLTLHLLKKCVNDEKKLCVLHASKAGEYVYVKLGFAAVKDMITYHIPLKP, from the coding sequence ATGAGCGCAAAAGAAAATATAGATCCGGCAGAGTGGATTGTGATCAATAATATGTTTGAGTTTTGGAACTTTGTAGGCCTCCAATCTGACACACTTTTAACGACAACTGATTTTAAAGCAATCCTGGTTGAGGACTCAGACTGGCCGAAAAGAATATTCAACCTCGGCATGGAGCAGGATCCGGAACCTTCGGTATTTGAAAAACTAGCCGTTCAGATCCAGGCCGGCGAATTGCCCAATATGATCACCTTTACGGAATCCCTCGCGGAACGTTATCAGGAACCATTGTCTGCTGCAGGATTTACACCGCGTATGAAACAATTGGGAATGATGATCGACCTGTCTGCCACTGTTTTTGACGAGGACGCCCCATCAGCAATTCATTTTGAAGAGGTACAAGACGAGGAGAAAGCAGGTTTATTTGCCTCCATTGCTGCTCAGTCATTTAATTACCGTGTAGGTCCTGAAGTAGTTGCCTCATTGATCAACAGGAAGGATAAGGTCCGTCTCTTTATTGCCCATCATGAAAACCAGGCTGCAGCATGTGGCCTGATCTTCTATGATGAACAAGGCCATGCAGGTTTACATATGATCGGAACCTTACCTGAATCAAGAGGGAAAGGATTGGCCAAAAAGCTTACTTTGCACTTGCTTAAGAAATGCGTCAATGACGAAAAAAAACTTTGTGTTTTACATGCTTCAAAAGCAGGGGAGTACGTCTACGTAAAGCTGGGCTTTGCCGCTGTAAAAGACATGATTACTTATCACATTCCCCTTAAACCATAA
- a CDS encoding TolC family protein, producing MYTSFIKPSIVFIACVLALWRPAAAQEGNRQLDDYISFAFAQNQGLKQQQFDLEKAMFALKEAKAMYMPTVSMLGSYTKADGGRTIDVPVGDLVNPVYAALNELTASNKYPQLPNQSFLLNPDNFYDVKLRTSLSLINAEIRYNKEIKQQLISSQQAAVNVYKRTLVKDIKTAYYHYYQALQGVEAYQSALLLIAENIRVNTSLLKNGVRNGTALLRAQTEQQKTNAALINAQRNVGNAKAYFNFLLNRPLKDSINTIAMATVIAEPDTLTGISGREELKQLQALKAANTLDYKLQRSNIIPKLSTFLDLGSQGTDFKINDKTRYYLWGVNLQWDIFTGGKNKFRAAQAQSGLKVTQARLDETEQSLRLQLLQTYNNYNSAKAACNSAIAGLTLATKYYKDQLKAYHAGQLLYLELIDAQDQLTNARLRMAETQADLQITLAQLERDQASYPIHNPH from the coding sequence ATGTACACATCATTTATTAAACCATCCATTGTCTTCATTGCCTGTGTGTTGGCGTTATGGAGGCCTGCGGCAGCTCAGGAGGGAAACCGGCAGCTGGACGATTACATCAGTTTTGCCTTTGCTCAAAACCAGGGTTTAAAACAACAACAATTCGATCTGGAAAAAGCAATGTTTGCTTTGAAAGAAGCGAAAGCCATGTATATGCCAACAGTAAGTATGCTGGGCAGTTATACAAAAGCAGACGGGGGACGTACCATTGATGTACCGGTAGGAGACCTGGTTAATCCGGTGTATGCGGCACTGAATGAATTAACGGCTTCCAATAAATACCCTCAGCTTCCGAATCAGTCGTTCTTACTCAACCCTGATAATTTTTATGATGTGAAACTGAGAACTTCTCTTTCCCTGATCAATGCCGAAATCCGCTACAATAAAGAGATCAAACAACAACTCATCAGTAGTCAGCAGGCGGCGGTGAATGTGTATAAAAGAACTTTAGTCAAAGACATCAAAACGGCTTACTACCATTATTACCAGGCATTACAGGGTGTGGAGGCCTATCAGAGTGCGCTTTTACTCATTGCAGAAAATATCCGTGTCAATACCAGTCTCCTTAAAAATGGCGTCAGAAACGGAACAGCATTGCTTCGCGCACAAACAGAACAGCAAAAGACCAATGCCGCACTGATCAATGCGCAGCGGAATGTAGGAAATGCAAAGGCTTACTTTAACTTCCTGCTCAATCGGCCGTTAAAAGATTCCATCAATACAATTGCTATGGCGACAGTCATTGCGGAGCCAGATACACTAACCGGTATTTCCGGCCGGGAAGAGCTCAAACAATTGCAGGCATTGAAAGCGGCAAATACCCTTGACTATAAATTGCAACGTTCCAATATCATTCCTAAGCTCAGCACTTTTCTGGATCTGGGCTCTCAGGGAACAGATTTCAAGATCAATGATAAAACCAGATATTACCTTTGGGGAGTAAACCTGCAGTGGGACATCTTTACCGGTGGCAAAAATAAATTCCGTGCGGCACAGGCACAATCCGGACTCAAAGTCACACAAGCAAGATTAGACGAAACAGAACAGTCACTCCGGTTACAGCTTCTTCAAACCTATAACAATTACAATTCGGCCAAAGCCGCATGTAACAGTGCGATTGCGGGCTTAACATTGGCCACAAAATACTATAAGGACCAGCTTAAAGCCTATCATGCAGGTCAGTTGTTGTACCTCGAATTAATAGATGCTCAGGACCAGCTCACCAACGCGCGATTGCGCATGGCGGAGACCCAGGCAGATTTACAGATTACCCTTGCGCAACTGGAACGCGACCAGGCGAGTTATCCAATCCATAACCCTCATTAA
- a CDS encoding ankyrin repeat domain-containing protein: MTMLKPGFLNEFANLIEVHDVAGISAAFANGLDPNSSFNKEPLIYELTSEYTRSPAFKSIVKVFVDYGLQLDDKVFLAVLLDDATALEQELKTDPRLIHRKYNLRCAYTPLYEASLLHICAEFNQAAAAEVLIKYGMDVDVKAGIDENGFGGQTPLFHTVNQNGHQSAALLDYLIAQGADLKITLPGLIWGKGYDWETLIPAVNPISYAMMGLLPQMHRNERIQSEIVTRLLKAAYSIDYQPQNVPCKYLKH; this comes from the coding sequence ATGACAATGTTAAAACCGGGTTTTTTAAACGAATTTGCCAACCTCATTGAAGTCCATGATGTTGCAGGAATCAGTGCAGCTTTTGCCAATGGGCTTGATCCCAATTCCTCTTTTAATAAGGAACCTTTGATCTATGAATTGACAAGTGAATACACGAGAAGTCCTGCATTTAAATCCATCGTGAAAGTATTTGTAGATTATGGACTCCAATTGGACGACAAAGTGTTTTTAGCCGTATTGCTGGACGATGCAACGGCTCTTGAACAGGAGTTGAAAACCGATCCGCGGCTAATCCATAGAAAATACAACCTTCGCTGTGCCTATACCCCTCTGTATGAAGCCTCTTTATTGCACATTTGTGCTGAATTTAACCAAGCCGCAGCTGCGGAAGTCTTAATAAAATATGGAATGGATGTCGATGTAAAAGCAGGTATTGATGAAAACGGTTTCGGCGGACAAACACCTCTTTTTCATACGGTAAATCAAAATGGCCATCAATCGGCAGCGTTATTGGATTACTTGATTGCCCAGGGAGCAGACCTTAAAATAACGCTTCCCGGACTGATCTGGGGGAAAGGTTATGATTGGGAAACACTAATCCCTGCGGTCAACCCGATCAGTTATGCGATGATGGGTTTATTGCCTCAAATGCATAGAAATGAGCGCATTCAATCAGAAATCGTTACGAGATTACTTAAAGCAGCCTATAGCATCGATTATCAGCCTCAAAATGTTCCCTGCAAATACCTGAAACATTAA
- a CDS encoding efflux RND transporter periplasmic adaptor subunit, with the protein MKAIHYAALLLCTPLYYACNSSKPVEEKTTVKDNIPVQVMLLNQEHSNAPVTVSGEFTTDDEVMLSFKTGGIINRVLVKEGDAVRKGQLLATLNLTEINAQVQQVQLNQEKARRDYQRTKNLYADSVATLEQLQNSKTALQLAEQQVNLVAFNRRYSEIHASQDGYILKKLADAGQQVSPGTAVLQTNGAQSGKWLLKVGISDQEWALLKLNDPAKVETAALPGQFMEGFLSRKSEGVDPATGTFTAHITLTGKKPQIASGMFGKAIISPSGKTEHKGVWKIPYEALLDGDGNTGYVFITNDDKTAKKVKVTIAGIEDHTVTISDGLQEAKGLIVSGSAYLTDQSAITIHSPLKEKK; encoded by the coding sequence ATGAAAGCCATTCATTATGCAGCCCTATTGTTGTGCACGCCACTTTATTATGCCTGCAATAGCTCAAAACCGGTTGAAGAGAAAACAACCGTCAAAGACAACATTCCGGTTCAGGTGATGCTGCTGAACCAGGAACATAGCAATGCCCCGGTTACCGTATCCGGGGAGTTTACCACCGACGATGAAGTGATGTTGTCCTTCAAAACGGGGGGGATCATCAACCGTGTGCTCGTTAAAGAAGGAGATGCGGTGAGGAAAGGTCAGTTACTGGCTACCTTAAACCTGACGGAGATCAATGCACAGGTACAACAGGTTCAGCTGAATCAGGAAAAAGCGAGACGTGATTATCAGCGTACTAAAAACCTATATGCCGATAGCGTAGCCACATTGGAGCAATTGCAGAATAGCAAAACAGCCCTTCAGCTCGCCGAACAACAGGTAAATCTCGTTGCTTTTAACAGAAGGTATTCTGAAATCCATGCTTCGCAGGATGGATATATCCTGAAAAAGCTGGCTGATGCGGGGCAGCAGGTTTCTCCCGGAACTGCGGTATTACAAACGAATGGTGCCCAATCGGGAAAATGGTTGTTGAAGGTAGGCATCAGTGATCAGGAATGGGCATTGTTGAAATTGAACGATCCGGCAAAGGTGGAAACGGCCGCATTGCCTGGACAATTTATGGAAGGTTTCCTCAGCCGTAAATCAGAAGGTGTCGATCCTGCCACAGGGACCTTCACTGCCCACATCACCTTAACAGGTAAGAAGCCACAAATTGCCTCAGGAATGTTCGGAAAAGCAATCATCAGCCCTTCCGGAAAAACGGAGCACAAAGGGGTTTGGAAAATACCTTATGAAGCTTTGTTGGATGGAGATGGCAATACGGGTTATGTTTTTATTACCAATGATGATAAAACAGCGAAGAAAGTGAAAGTAACCATTGCCGGAATTGAAGACCATACAGTTACCATCAGTGATGGTTTACAGGAAGCAAAAGGTTTAATTGTTTCCGGATCAGCTTACCTGACAGATCAGAGTGCAATCACCATCCATTCACCATTAAAGGAGAAAAAATGA
- a CDS encoding GNAT family N-acetyltransferase: MNTNEYQVQDQVTLLDRPIWNALNSKHSGFALGNEYAKRYPAHILPFIGLDLDSEQPLEQLKAWMKPDEIVYAIGDLPKIPDSWQLLNQLDCVQMFCPELSVTTLDESVEIITLKEEDRAEMFELITSVQPGYFAKDTPLLGHYNGIRVKGKLVSMSGERLGLDAFTELSAVCTHPDFTGKGLAYQLVLKTCLDMFQRGTKPFLHVLNSNTRAINLYERLGFVKRKDIAFNQLKSL; this comes from the coding sequence ATGAATACAAATGAATATCAGGTGCAAGATCAGGTAACACTGCTTGACCGCCCCATCTGGAATGCTTTAAACAGTAAACATTCCGGTTTCGCCCTTGGCAACGAATACGCAAAAAGATACCCTGCCCATATCCTACCTTTTATAGGTCTTGACCTGGATTCGGAGCAACCACTGGAACAGCTGAAAGCATGGATGAAGCCCGATGAAATTGTTTATGCGATTGGTGATCTTCCGAAGATTCCTGATTCCTGGCAGTTGTTAAATCAGCTGGATTGTGTGCAAATGTTTTGTCCTGAGCTGAGCGTTACGACCTTAGATGAGTCTGTAGAGATCATTACCCTAAAAGAAGAAGACCGGGCAGAAATGTTCGAGCTCATTACCAGCGTACAGCCGGGATATTTTGCCAAAGACACTCCCCTTCTTGGGCATTATAACGGTATCCGTGTGAAGGGAAAACTGGTCTCTATGTCGGGCGAAAGGTTGGGTCTGGATGCTTTCACAGAACTGAGTGCGGTATGTACCCATCCGGATTTTACCGGTAAAGGCCTGGCCTATCAGTTGGTTTTAAAGACCTGCCTGGACATGTTTCAGCGTGGCACAAAACCTTTTTTACACGTGCTAAACAGCAATACCAGGGCCATCAACTTATATGAAAGGCTAGGCTTTGTAAAAAGGAAAGACATTGCCTTTAACCAACTTAAATCATTATAA
- a CDS encoding TetR/AcrR family transcriptional regulator encodes MGISERKEREKGEMKKMITTAAMKMFLEDGYAKTSIRNIADSIEYSPGTIYLYYKDKDELLYEVQAQAFLQLLETFRTKAISKNPIERLEQLGKAYVSFALENPELYDLMFIIRAPMNVDEELHKDNGVATFNCLADCLEECMKNGLLIFKDPMQAGLQVWSMMHGLVSLNLRCRLKVMAIEEESIKSVLFKAVEEYLDSIVV; translated from the coding sequence ATGGGAATCTCAGAAAGAAAAGAACGTGAAAAAGGGGAGATGAAGAAAATGATCACCACAGCGGCCATGAAAATGTTCCTGGAGGATGGTTATGCAAAAACTTCCATCCGCAATATTGCAGATTCCATCGAATATAGCCCAGGAACCATTTATTTATATTATAAAGACAAAGATGAATTGTTGTATGAAGTACAAGCTCAGGCTTTTTTGCAATTACTGGAAACCTTCAGGACAAAAGCAATAAGCAAAAATCCCATAGAGAGGCTGGAACAATTGGGTAAGGCCTATGTCTCTTTCGCACTGGAGAATCCTGAATTGTACGACCTGATGTTTATCATTCGTGCGCCAATGAACGTAGATGAAGAACTCCATAAAGACAATGGGGTGGCGACCTTTAACTGTTTGGCTGATTGTCTGGAAGAATGCATGAAAAATGGGCTGTTAATTTTCAAAGACCCTATGCAAGCCGGTTTGCAGGTTTGGTCTATGATGCATGGACTGGTATCACTTAACCTCCGTTGCAGATTAAAAGTTATGGCAATTGAGGAAGAATCAATTAAATCCGTATTATTTAAAGCGGTAGAAGAATATCTGGACTCTATAGTGGTTTAG
- a CDS encoding DHCW motif cupin fold protein has protein sequence MINSGNIPFQNTDWENIPATEHQGETGTAYWKTISYGDLRIRVVAYSKDYKADHWCTKGHIIYCIEGEMISELSDGTQHKLSKGMSYQVSDELSSHRSISENGVKLFIVDGSFLAPKSGR, from the coding sequence ATGATAAACTCAGGAAATATCCCTTTTCAAAACACAGATTGGGAAAACATACCAGCCACCGAACATCAGGGAGAAACCGGAACGGCTTATTGGAAAACGATCAGCTATGGAGATCTGCGGATCAGGGTAGTAGCGTATTCAAAAGACTATAAAGCGGATCATTGGTGTACGAAAGGACATATCATCTATTGTATCGAAGGAGAAATGATCAGCGAGCTTTCTGATGGAACGCAGCATAAATTGTCGAAAGGAATGTCTTATCAGGTTTCAGATGAGTTGAGTTCCCATCGTTCAATTTCTGAAAATGGAGTGAAACTGTTTATTGTAGACGGTTCCTTCTTAGCGCCAAAATCTGGCAGGTGA